The following are from one region of the Achromobacter xylosoxidans genome:
- the cyoB gene encoding cytochrome o ubiquinol oxidase subunit I → MLGKLTLEAIPYHEPIVMVTLAAVCLGGLAVFGAITYFQKWKYLWTEWLTTVDHKRIGVMYIIVALVMLLRGFADAIMMRTQLAVASADSAGFLPPHHYDQIFTAHGVIMIFFMAMPFITGLMNLVVPLQIGARDVAYPFLNSLSFWLFGAGVALMMISLFVGEFAATGWLAYPPLSGLDYSPSVGVDYYIWALQISGLGTTLSGINFIVTILRMRAPGMSLMKMPIFTWTSLVTNVLIVAAFPVLAATLALLTMDRYLGTHFFTNDMGGNVMMYVNLIWIWGHPEVYILVLPAFGVYSEIVATFARKTLFGYKSMVYATAAIGVLSFLVWLHHFFTMGAGANVNAFFGIATMIISIPTGAKIFNWLFTIYRGRLRITTPVLWTLGFMIVFVIGGMTGVMLAIPGVSFVLHNSLFLIAHFHNTIIGGVVFGCIAGMTYWFPKAFGFKLNERLGRYSFYCWFVGFFLAFMPLYILGFKGMTRRLNHYDNPEWQPYLLVALAGAALIMLGIWFLLQQVFVSIRQRKQNQDITGDPWDGRTLEWAISSPAPFYNFAHVPHVDSLDQFWEDKQNGKAYKRPAKYEDIHMPKNTAAGVFIGAFGLVMCFALIWHIWWLSIVGFVGMIGSFIVRAYDRDVDYWVPAAEVERIENAHFDKMQKAA, encoded by the coding sequence ATGCTCGGGAAACTCACCCTCGAGGCCATTCCGTACCATGAACCCATCGTCATGGTTACGCTGGCCGCCGTGTGCCTGGGAGGCCTAGCGGTCTTCGGCGCCATCACCTACTTCCAGAAGTGGAAGTACCTCTGGACGGAATGGCTGACCACCGTCGACCACAAGCGCATTGGCGTGATGTACATCATCGTCGCCCTGGTCATGCTGCTGCGCGGCTTCGCCGACGCCATCATGATGCGTACCCAGCTGGCGGTCGCGTCCGCCGACTCGGCCGGCTTCCTGCCGCCGCACCACTACGACCAGATCTTCACCGCCCACGGCGTCATCATGATTTTCTTCATGGCGATGCCCTTCATCACCGGGCTGATGAACCTCGTGGTGCCGCTGCAGATCGGCGCCCGCGACGTGGCCTACCCGTTCCTGAACTCGCTGAGCTTCTGGCTGTTCGGCGCCGGCGTCGCGCTGATGATGATCTCGCTGTTCGTGGGCGAATTCGCCGCGACCGGCTGGCTCGCCTATCCGCCGCTCTCCGGACTGGACTACAGCCCGAGCGTGGGGGTGGACTACTACATCTGGGCGCTGCAGATATCCGGGCTGGGCACCACGCTTAGCGGCATCAACTTCATCGTGACCATCCTGCGCATGCGCGCGCCGGGCATGAGCCTGATGAAGATGCCGATCTTCACCTGGACCTCGCTGGTCACCAACGTCCTGATCGTCGCCGCCTTCCCCGTGCTGGCTGCAACGCTCGCGCTGCTGACGATGGACCGCTACCTGGGCACGCACTTCTTCACGAACGACATGGGCGGCAACGTCATGATGTACGTGAACCTGATCTGGATCTGGGGCCACCCCGAGGTCTACATCCTGGTGCTGCCGGCGTTCGGCGTGTATTCGGAAATCGTCGCCACCTTCGCCCGCAAGACCCTGTTCGGCTACAAGTCCATGGTCTACGCCACGGCCGCCATCGGCGTGCTGTCGTTCCTGGTCTGGCTGCACCACTTCTTCACCATGGGCGCGGGAGCCAACGTCAATGCCTTCTTCGGCATAGCGACAATGATCATCTCGATCCCGACGGGCGCGAAGATCTTCAACTGGCTGTTCACCATCTACCGCGGCCGCCTGCGCATCACGACGCCGGTGCTGTGGACGCTGGGCTTCATGATCGTGTTCGTCATCGGCGGCATGACCGGCGTGATGCTGGCCATCCCCGGCGTGTCGTTCGTGCTGCACAACAGCCTGTTCCTGATCGCCCACTTCCACAACACCATCATCGGTGGCGTGGTGTTCGGCTGCATCGCCGGCATGACCTACTGGTTCCCCAAGGCCTTCGGCTTCAAGCTGAATGAGCGCCTGGGCCGCTACTCGTTCTACTGCTGGTTCGTCGGCTTCTTCCTGGCCTTCATGCCCCTGTACATCCTGGGCTTCAAGGGCATGACCCGCCGCCTGAACCACTACGACAACCCCGAATGGCAGCCGTACCTGCTGGTCGCCCTGGCTGGCGCCGCGCTGATCATGCTGGGCATCTGGTTCCTGCTGCAGCAAGTGTTCGTCTCGATCCGCCAGCGCAAGCAGAACCAGGACATCACGGGCGACCCCTGGGATGGCCGTACGCTGGAATGGGCCATTTCTTCGCCCGCTCCTTTCTACAATTTCGCCCACGTGCCGCACGTTGACTCGCTGGACCAGTTCTGGGAAGACAAGCAGAACGGCAAGGCCTACAAGCGCCCGGCCAAGTACGAAGACATCCACATGCCGAAGAACACCGCCGCCGGCGTATTCATCGGCGCCTTTGGCCTGGTCATGTGCTTTGCGCTGATCTGGCACATCTGGTGGCTGTCCATCGTCGGTTTCGTCGGCATGATCGGTTCGTTCATCGTCCGCGCCTATGACCGCGACGTCGACTACTGGGTCCCGGCCGCGGAAGTCGAACGCATCGAAAACGCTCACTTTGACAAAATGCAGAAGGCCGCCTGA
- the cyoA gene encoding ubiquinol oxidase subunit II: protein MKHPLLATLTRILSVGAVMLLGGCNMEILSPKGDIGIQERTLLFTTTGLMLIVVIPVIVMILVFAWKYRASNTKADYQPKWAHSTAIEIVVWTVPCIIVAILAVITWRSTHALDPYKPLVSEHKPVTIEVVSLDWKWLFIYPEYDIATVNEIAFPVDVPVNFRITSATVMNSFFIPQLGSQIYSMAGMETKLHLNAREAGTYAGISANYSGAGFSGMRFKAIAMSQDGFDNWVKEAKAAPTALTPEVYAELTKRSEHNPVVKYSSAPPAMFDFILGSTMTKMAGVDSATCTPTSNNLIAGIN from the coding sequence GTGAAACACCCCCTCCTTGCGACCCTTACGCGCATTCTCAGCGTCGGCGCGGTCATGCTGCTTGGCGGCTGCAACATGGAAATCCTCTCCCCCAAGGGAGATATCGGCATTCAGGAAAGGACTTTGCTGTTCACGACGACCGGGCTCATGCTCATCGTCGTGATTCCGGTCATCGTCATGATCCTGGTTTTTGCCTGGAAATACCGCGCATCCAACACCAAAGCTGACTACCAGCCCAAGTGGGCCCACTCCACGGCGATCGAAATCGTGGTCTGGACCGTCCCTTGTATCATCGTGGCCATCCTGGCCGTGATCACCTGGCGCTCGACGCATGCGCTGGATCCCTACAAGCCGCTCGTGTCCGAACACAAGCCGGTGACCATCGAGGTGGTTTCGCTGGATTGGAAGTGGCTGTTCATCTACCCCGAGTACGACATCGCCACGGTCAACGAGATCGCCTTCCCGGTCGATGTTCCGGTCAATTTCCGGATCACCTCGGCCACGGTCATGAACTCGTTCTTCATCCCCCAGCTGGGCAGCCAGATCTACTCGATGGCTGGCATGGAGACCAAGCTGCACCTGAACGCGCGCGAAGCCGGCACCTACGCTGGCATCTCGGCCAACTACAGCGGCGCCGGCTTCTCCGGCATGCGCTTCAAGGCCATCGCGATGTCCCAGGACGGGTTCGACAACTGGGTCAAGGAAGCCAAGGCCGCCCCGACCGCACTGACCCCCGAGGTCTATGCAGAGCTGACCAAGCGCAGCGAGCACAACCCGGTCGTCAAGTACTCCTCGGCGCCCCCCGCCATGTTTGATTTCATTCTTGGCAGCACCATGACCAAGATGGCCGGCGTGGACTCCGCCACGTGCACCCCCACGTCGAACAATCTGATCGCAGGAATTAACTAA
- a CDS encoding response regulator transcription factor, translating to MNPTDLGLLIDDDELYVRTLQRSLSRRGLETRTATGIAEALRVAEEIRPAFALVDLRLGEDSGLTLIRPLRALRADMRILLVTGYASVATAVEAIKRGADDYLPKPATAPMILRTLGLVKPENVTIETTMTPLHRLEWEHIHQALHETGGNVSAAARLLGMHRRSLQRKLAKKPGPEREVLID from the coding sequence ATGAACCCAACCGATCTTGGCCTGCTGATCGACGACGACGAACTGTATGTGCGCACCCTGCAGCGAAGCCTGTCGCGCCGCGGCCTCGAAACCCGAACCGCCACCGGCATCGCCGAGGCGCTGCGCGTGGCCGAGGAAATCCGCCCCGCCTTCGCCCTGGTCGACCTGCGCCTGGGCGAAGACTCCGGCCTGACCCTGATCCGCCCGCTGCGCGCCCTGCGCGCCGACATGCGCATCCTGCTGGTCACCGGCTATGCCAGCGTGGCCACCGCCGTCGAGGCCATCAAGCGCGGCGCCGACGACTACCTGCCCAAGCCCGCCACCGCGCCGATGATCCTGCGCACCCTGGGCCTGGTGAAGCCGGAAAACGTTACGATCGAAACCACTATGACGCCGTTGCACCGCCTAGAATGGGAGCACATCCACCAGGCCCTGCACGAAACCGGCGGCAACGTTTCGGCGGCGGCGCGCCTGTTGGGCATGCACCGGCGCTCCCTGCAGCGCAAACTGGCCAAGAAACCGGGGCCGGAACGCGAAGTGCTCATCGACTGA
- a CDS encoding HAMP domain-containing histidine kinase, whose protein sequence is MPGSSAFSFLRTLCSLRWLAIAGQAATILLASSVLGLALPLEPLWIGVGALIGFNAYASLRLRHRRDLSHATAFGHLFVDMAVLAWMVGWSGGISNPFGMMFLILTALAALALPRNWALAAAVAGISGYAAAAIFGQPLRGDVDTHTLLLWGMGANFLISVVVVLVFSTRLASDLRDRERELARLRERFTRNEGIVALATHAAAMAHELNTPLATMTLLADEIAAEVKDEDLRADVSTLSQLLALCRERIRNLAVPTAVDLVRVVGQWRLIRPTIDLQRSGTLPGSLRVDPAIAHLLQALLNNAADAGEAADAPRVDLHLEYGYGALRGEVRDYGRGFDPDQTLLPATSLFNSGKPGGLGVGLALSHATVEQMGGEMTMTAAEDGGTRIRFYLPLGSTGT, encoded by the coding sequence ATGCCCGGTAGTTCCGCCTTTTCATTCCTGCGTACCCTCTGCAGCCTGCGCTGGCTCGCCATCGCGGGCCAAGCCGCCACCATTCTGCTGGCCAGCAGCGTCCTGGGCCTGGCCCTGCCGCTGGAGCCGCTGTGGATCGGCGTCGGCGCGCTGATCGGCTTCAACGCCTACGCCAGCCTGCGCCTGCGCCACCGCCGCGACCTGTCCCACGCCACCGCCTTCGGCCATCTGTTCGTGGACATGGCGGTGCTGGCCTGGATGGTGGGCTGGAGCGGCGGCATCAGCAATCCCTTCGGCATGATGTTCCTGATCCTGACCGCGCTGGCGGCCCTGGCGCTGCCGCGCAACTGGGCACTGGCCGCGGCCGTGGCGGGCATCTCGGGCTACGCGGCGGCCGCGATCTTCGGCCAGCCCCTGCGCGGCGACGTCGACACCCACACCCTGCTGCTCTGGGGCATGGGCGCCAACTTCCTGATTTCGGTGGTGGTGGTGCTGGTGTTTTCGACCCGCCTGGCCTCGGACCTGCGCGACCGCGAGCGTGAACTGGCGCGGCTGCGCGAACGCTTCACCCGCAACGAAGGCATCGTCGCCCTGGCCACCCACGCCGCGGCGATGGCGCATGAATTGAACACCCCGCTGGCAACCATGACCCTGCTGGCCGACGAGATCGCCGCCGAGGTCAAGGACGAAGACCTGCGCGCCGACGTCTCCACGCTCAGCCAGCTGCTGGCCCTGTGCCGGGAACGTATCCGCAATCTGGCGGTCCCAACCGCGGTGGACCTGGTCCGCGTGGTGGGGCAATGGCGCCTGATCCGGCCGACCATCGATCTGCAGCGCTCGGGCACCCTGCCCGGCAGCCTGCGGGTCGATCCGGCCATCGCCCACCTGCTGCAGGCCCTGCTGAACAACGCGGCGGACGCCGGCGAAGCCGCCGACGCGCCCCGCGTGGACCTGCATCTGGAGTACGGTTATGGCGCCTTGCGCGGCGAAGTCAGGGACTACGGACGGGGCTTCGATCCCGACCAGACGCTGCTGCCGGCGACCAGCCTGTTCAACAGCGGCAAGCCGGGAGGGCTGGGCGTGGGCCTGGCGCTGTCGCACGCCACGGTGGAACAGATGGGCGGCGAAATGACCATGACCGCCGCCGAAGACGGCGGCACGCGTATCCGCTTTTACCTCCCGCTGGGGAGTACCGGGACTTGA
- a CDS encoding DUF4148 domain-containing protein yields MKTLSKTLLLCAGLAAAGAVQAQTTQYTHDLYGDWRVTYAAPAAKTADQVSAELAQAKANGQYTFGDEDYPPPVMSHQSESRAQVEQELQQAQIQGQMASDEEDYPPPAMAHSGTSDIH; encoded by the coding sequence ATGAAGACCCTCAGCAAGACCTTATTGCTATGCGCCGGCTTGGCAGCCGCCGGGGCCGTGCAGGCCCAGACCACGCAGTACACCCACGACCTCTACGGCGACTGGCGCGTCACCTACGCCGCCCCCGCCGCCAAGACGGCGGACCAGGTCAGCGCCGAACTGGCCCAGGCCAAGGCCAACGGCCAGTACACCTTCGGCGACGAAGACTATCCTCCCCCGGTCATGTCGCACCAGTCTGAAAGCCGCGCCCAGGTTGAGCAGGAATTGCAGCAGGCGCAGATCCAGGGCCAGATGGCGTCCGACGAGGAAGACTACCCGCCGCCCGCGATGGCCCATAGCGGCACCTCTGATATCCATTGA
- a CDS encoding copper chaperone PCu(A)C, with protein sequence MKNTTIKSLAATAFAFCALAGASPSALAQDAALKVDDAWVRSTVPSQHATGVFMRLTSASGGRLVGVESQAAKHVEIHEMAMQDNVMKMRQVPGIALPANQTVELKPGGYHVMLIDLAGQISPGEHVALTLIVEDADKRQRRVPVDAVARPLNAAAAPTAGHGH encoded by the coding sequence ATGAAAAACACCACGATCAAATCCCTGGCGGCCACCGCCTTCGCCTTCTGCGCCCTGGCCGGCGCCAGCCCTTCCGCGTTGGCCCAGGATGCCGCCCTGAAGGTGGACGACGCCTGGGTGCGCTCCACCGTGCCCAGCCAGCACGCCACCGGCGTCTTCATGCGCCTGACCTCCGCCTCCGGCGGCCGCCTGGTCGGCGTGGAATCGCAGGCCGCCAAGCACGTCGAAATTCATGAAATGGCGATGCAGGACAACGTCATGAAGATGCGCCAGGTGCCGGGCATCGCGCTGCCCGCGAACCAGACCGTGGAGCTCAAGCCCGGCGGTTATCACGTGATGCTGATCGATCTGGCCGGCCAGATCTCGCCCGGCGAGCACGTTGCCCTGACGCTCATCGTCGAGGATGCCGACAAACGCCAGCGGCGCGTGCCGGTGGACGCGGTGGCGCGTCCGCTGAACGCGGCAGCCGCCCCGACCGCCGGCCACGGCCACTGA
- a CDS encoding SCO family protein, producing the protein MHSPFLRAPSGAARSHAPDPRRRLLLSSFALLALAGCGPDAPKLHGMDLSGMPSGDFQLQDTEGRERKLADYAGQPIMLFFGFTQCPDICPTALTRAVEIKSLLGADAKKLRVLFITVDPERDTPEILRAYTQAFDPDFVGLRGNAEQTRAAAQSFKVFYQKVATGSSYTMDHTALTYVIDASGKLRIALRHQQSAQECVDDLRTVL; encoded by the coding sequence ATGCATTCCCCCTTTCTGCGCGCGCCATCCGGCGCGGCGCGCTCCCATGCGCCCGATCCGCGGCGCCGCCTGCTGCTGTCCTCTTTCGCCCTGCTGGCCTTGGCAGGCTGCGGCCCCGATGCGCCCAAGCTGCACGGCATGGATCTGTCCGGCATGCCGTCCGGCGACTTCCAGCTGCAGGACACCGAGGGCCGCGAGCGCAAGCTGGCCGACTACGCCGGCCAGCCGATCATGCTGTTCTTCGGCTTCACGCAATGCCCGGACATCTGCCCCACGGCGCTGACCCGCGCCGTCGAGATCAAGAGCCTGCTGGGCGCGGACGCCAAGAAGCTGCGCGTCCTCTTCATCACCGTCGATCCCGAACGCGACACGCCGGAAATCCTGCGCGCCTATACCCAGGCCTTCGATCCCGACTTCGTCGGCCTGCGCGGCAATGCCGAGCAGACGCGCGCCGCCGCGCAATCGTTCAAGGTCTTCTACCAGAAGGTCGCGACCGGCTCGTCCTACACCATGGACCACACCGCGCTGACCTACGTCATCGACGCCAGCGGCAAGCTGCGCATCGCCCTGCGCCATCAGCAAAGCGCGCAGGAATGCGTGGACGACCTGCGCACCGTGCTCTGA
- a CDS encoding DUF2946 family protein — MLWLALLALALRALVPAGYMPDARALHDGRLEVTFCSAAGDVSALTLALSPGDKNKAGHDAADAGALCPFGLLAHVAPAPAPALTPLLLAAGRHALPAPASAAPPASTAAGPPLGSRAPPRLA, encoded by the coding sequence GTGCTGTGGCTGGCGCTTCTGGCCCTGGCGCTGCGCGCGCTGGTGCCGGCGGGCTACATGCCCGACGCCCGGGCGCTGCACGACGGCCGGCTTGAAGTCACGTTCTGCTCGGCCGCGGGCGACGTCTCCGCGCTGACGCTGGCGTTGTCGCCCGGCGACAAGAACAAGGCCGGCCACGATGCCGCCGATGCCGGCGCGCTCTGCCCCTTCGGCCTGCTGGCGCACGTCGCGCCCGCTCCGGCCCCCGCGCTCACCCCCCTGCTGCTGGCCGCCGGCCGGCACGCACTGCCCGCGCCTGCCAGCGCCGCCCCGCCCGCATCCACCGCCGCGGGACCGCCGCTGGGTTCCCGCGCTCCTCCACGCCTCGCCTGA
- a CDS encoding M23 family metallopeptidase, translating into MCVLAVALLALLSACGTTKVQPGYYRVQSGDTLTQIARKQGTSVSNLVRWNNLSNSNAIEVGQLLRVAPPAGQASTSTAPSKARGKPAPSPKSSTSTAKRRTAPPGAISLVWPAQGKVTRGYDGSGSNGIVISNSSGTPVVAAAQGTVAYSGSGLRGYGHLVIVKHNASFLSIYAHNSKLLVKEGQRVSQGQKIAEMGNSDSKQVGLYFELRYDGQAVDPAGSLPPK; encoded by the coding sequence ATGTGCGTGCTGGCCGTGGCGCTGCTGGCCCTGCTGTCCGCCTGCGGCACCACCAAGGTCCAGCCCGGCTACTACCGTGTGCAGTCGGGCGACACGCTGACCCAGATCGCGCGCAAGCAGGGCACCAGCGTGAGCAATCTGGTGCGCTGGAACAATCTGTCGAATTCCAATGCCATCGAAGTCGGGCAATTGTTGCGGGTGGCGCCGCCGGCTGGGCAGGCCAGCACGTCCACCGCGCCCAGCAAGGCGCGCGGCAAGCCTGCCCCTTCGCCCAAGTCGTCTACCTCGACCGCCAAGCGCCGCACCGCCCCGCCGGGGGCGATCTCGCTGGTCTGGCCCGCCCAGGGCAAGGTCACGCGCGGCTATGACGGTTCGGGTTCCAACGGCATCGTCATCAGCAATTCCTCCGGCACGCCGGTGGTGGCGGCGGCGCAAGGCACCGTGGCCTATTCCGGCAGCGGCCTGCGCGGCTATGGCCACCTGGTCATCGTCAAGCACAACGCCAGCTTCCTGAGCATCTACGCCCACAACAGCAAGCTGCTGGTCAAGGAAGGGCAGCGCGTCAGCCAGGGGCAGAAGATCGCTGAAATGGGCAATAGCGACAGCAAGCAGGTCGGGCTGTATTTCGAGCTGCGCTACGACGGCCAGGCGGTCGACCCGGCGGGGTCCCTGCCGCCGAAGTAG
- a CDS encoding Crp/Fnr family transcriptional regulator has product MTIVNSRSALLIAALRQHPWFDGVDDAALLALAGGSRWLEFNAGDTIFSEGQAASSCLLVCAGSLQGVRYTADGGDKVFGHVGPGGWLSVSTLFEATPRHLHGVRARTEGNGCLLNAAAFRQLCLNDARFACRVMAHCANLIRHHTDQIDWLTSSSAEERLAEYILRAGKPQDNRPVVLPLSHSQIAVKLGMRAETLSRIFSKWRRQGYISDRRGELCILQLDSLKQLVQL; this is encoded by the coding sequence ATGACTATTGTCAATTCACGATCCGCGCTCTTGATCGCGGCGCTGCGCCAGCATCCCTGGTTCGATGGCGTGGACGATGCCGCCCTGCTCGCCCTGGCGGGCGGCAGCCGCTGGTTGGAGTTCAACGCGGGCGACACGATTTTTTCGGAAGGCCAGGCGGCCTCCTCCTGCCTGCTGGTGTGCGCGGGATCGCTGCAGGGCGTGCGCTACACGGCGGATGGCGGCGACAAGGTATTCGGCCATGTCGGGCCGGGCGGCTGGCTGTCCGTTTCCACGCTGTTCGAGGCCACGCCGCGGCACCTGCACGGCGTGCGCGCGCGTACCGAGGGCAATGGCTGCCTGCTCAATGCCGCGGCATTCCGCCAGCTCTGCCTGAACGACGCGCGCTTCGCCTGCCGCGTCATGGCGCATTGCGCCAACCTGATCCGCCATCACACGGATCAGATCGATTGGCTGACGTCGAGTTCGGCCGAGGAACGCCTGGCCGAATACATCCTGCGCGCGGGCAAGCCGCAAGACAACCGGCCCGTGGTGCTGCCGCTGAGCCATTCGCAGATAGCGGTCAAGCTGGGCATGCGCGCCGAAACGCTGAGCAGGATATTCTCGAAATGGCGACGCCAGGGCTATATATCGGACCGCCGCGGCGAGCTATGCATCCTGCAGCTGGATTCGCTCAAGCAGCTGGTGCAACTCTAA
- a CDS encoding ABC transporter substrate-binding protein, whose translation MTISAYFRTAAAAGVFLSSAANAAPIVFQDMLGNPVSLSAPAQRAVTLPMPAGSLLISLDGGAQRLAGMHPSAHGLMKDGLLARIFPATAQVRTDITRSGFVPNVETLLQIQPDLVWQWGHMGDDLIAPLRNAGLPTAALVYGTEDRTRVWIRLMGQSLGQEARAQSQLRWRDQVRADIRVVTDGIPAAKRPGVLYLSRYAPQLRAAGGNTSFEDDITLAGGRNVSAAIASGQTVNIEQIMAWAPEVILLNNFESGLTPETLYGDPLFADIPAVRDRRVYKVPMGGYLWDPPSQESPLYWQWLSMLLHPEKFSWPLRDNIARAYGELYGYQPAAGEVDAVLRLKMNEGAAGYERFR comes from the coding sequence ATGACCATCTCAGCGTATTTCCGCACCGCCGCGGCGGCAGGGGTTTTCTTGTCGTCCGCCGCCAACGCGGCGCCCATCGTGTTCCAGGACATGCTGGGCAATCCCGTGAGCCTGTCAGCGCCAGCCCAACGCGCAGTGACCCTGCCGATGCCGGCCGGATCGCTGCTCATCTCGCTGGATGGGGGCGCACAGCGCCTGGCCGGCATGCATCCCAGCGCCCACGGGTTGATGAAGGACGGGCTGCTGGCGCGGATCTTTCCGGCCACGGCCCAGGTGCGCACCGACATCACCCGGTCCGGCTTCGTGCCCAATGTGGAAACGCTGCTGCAGATCCAGCCCGATCTGGTGTGGCAGTGGGGGCACATGGGCGACGATCTGATCGCACCTCTGCGCAATGCCGGACTGCCGACCGCGGCGCTGGTGTACGGCACCGAAGACCGTACCCGCGTATGGATACGCCTGATGGGCCAGTCGCTGGGGCAGGAGGCTCGCGCGCAGTCCCAGTTGCGCTGGCGCGATCAGGTGCGCGCGGACATCCGCGTCGTCACCGATGGCATTCCGGCCGCCAAGCGGCCGGGGGTGCTGTACCTGTCGCGTTATGCGCCGCAGCTGCGCGCAGCCGGCGGCAACACCAGCTTCGAGGACGACATCACCCTGGCGGGCGGGCGCAATGTTTCGGCTGCCATCGCCAGCGGCCAGACCGTGAACATCGAGCAGATCATGGCCTGGGCGCCCGAGGTGATCCTGCTGAACAACTTCGAATCGGGATTGACGCCCGAAACCCTGTATGGCGACCCGCTGTTTGCCGACATCCCCGCCGTGCGCGATCGCCGCGTCTACAAGGTGCCGATGGGCGGCTATCTGTGGGATCCCCCCAGCCAGGAATCGCCCTTGTACTGGCAGTGGCTGAGCATGCTGCTGCACCCGGAAAAATTCTCCTGGCCCTTGCGGGACAACATCGCGCGGGCCTACGGCGAACTCTATGGATATCAGCCTGCGGCTGGCGAGGTCGACGCAGTGCTGCGCCTGAAAATGAACGAGGGAGCCGCGGGCTATGAACGCTTCCGTTGA
- a CDS encoding FecCD family ABC transporter permease: protein MNASVETARTPAAGTCARPGLWAWSWLLMALALPASVLAALCVGRYPLALSQVSSVLAGLALPDGLANWLPSVGATEHRVVMQVRLPRVLLAVLAGSSLAMCGAALQGAFRNPLVGPQILGISSGAAFGGCAAILLFSSLWATLGLAFAGGLLAVAVVYLLGRSNGRTTILMLVLAGVVTSAFFSALISLTTYFADPNDSLPAIVFWLMGSFATATYVKLAAAVPPIVAGMALLVALRFRINVLSLGDEQASAMGIAVEPLRWLLLGCATLVVSASVAVSGTVGWVGLVVPHIARMLVGPDHRVLLPASALIGGTYMVWVDTVARSATSAEIPLGVITALIGAPLFAWLLRRAQSKGAQHA from the coding sequence ATGAACGCTTCCGTTGAAACGGCGCGCACGCCTGCCGCGGGCACTTGCGCGCGGCCGGGGCTGTGGGCGTGGTCGTGGCTGCTGATGGCGCTGGCGCTGCCGGCGTCCGTGTTGGCGGCGCTGTGCGTCGGCCGCTACCCCCTGGCGCTGTCGCAGGTGTCCAGCGTGCTGGCCGGGCTCGCATTGCCGGACGGCCTGGCGAACTGGCTGCCGTCGGTCGGCGCCACGGAGCATCGCGTCGTCATGCAGGTGCGCTTGCCGCGCGTGCTGCTGGCGGTGCTGGCCGGATCCAGCCTGGCGATGTGCGGCGCGGCGCTGCAAGGCGCTTTCCGCAATCCGCTGGTCGGGCCGCAGATCCTGGGCATTTCCTCGGGCGCGGCGTTTGGCGGCTGCGCGGCGATCCTGTTGTTCTCATCGCTGTGGGCAACGCTGGGCCTGGCGTTTGCCGGGGGCCTGCTGGCGGTGGCCGTGGTCTATCTGCTGGGCCGTTCCAACGGCCGCACGACGATCCTGATGCTGGTGCTGGCGGGCGTGGTGACCAGCGCCTTCTTTTCCGCGTTGATATCGCTGACCACGTACTTCGCGGATCCGAACGACAGCTTGCCGGCCATCGTGTTCTGGCTGATGGGCAGCTTCGCCACCGCAACCTACGTCAAGCTGGCGGCCGCCGTGCCGCCCATCGTGGCTGGCATGGCGCTGCTGGTCGCGCTGCGTTTCCGCATCAACGTGCTGTCCTTGGGCGACGAGCAGGCCAGCGCCATGGGTATCGCCGTGGAGCCCTTGCGTTGGCTGCTGCTGGGCTGCGCCACGCTGGTGGTGTCGGCCAGCGTGGCCGTATCGGGCACGGTGGGCTGGGTGGGATTGGTGGTGCCGCACATTGCGCGCATGTTGGTCGGCCCCGACCACCGGGTGCTGCTGCCGGCCAGCGCCCTGATCGGCGGCACCTACATGGTGTGGGTCGATACCGTGGCCCGCAGCGCCACCAGCGCCGAGATTCCGCTGGGCGTGATTACCGCGCTGATCGGCGCGCCGCTGTTCGCATGGCTGTTGCGCCGCGCCCAGAGCAAGGGGGCGCAGCATGCTTGA